In Zingiber officinale cultivar Zhangliang chromosome 1A, Zo_v1.1, whole genome shotgun sequence, a genomic segment contains:
- the LOC122006810 gene encoding subtilisin-like protease SBT4.3, with the protein MPQVYIVYMGAQHASQYPTYELHLNLLKEILVNCSPSESLVYSYQQSFSGFAAKLSIDEADKLNERDGIVSVFRSKTLKLRTTRSWDFLNFPQSVNRNPPLESDIIVGMLDSGIWPESKSFNDKGLGPPPKKWKGACVNMTCNNKIIGARYYNSFGDYTSNEPSPRDFKGHGTHTASTAVGRSVSHASLYDLAKGTARGAVPSARLAVYKVCWAFGCTDQDILAAFDDAISDGVDIISLSIGGSNSLDYFQDSIAIGSFHAMANGILTSAAAGNNGPKHGTVCNVAPWMVSTAASSIDRHIIDKVVTGDHISTLGASVNTFATTNRFHPLIYLPGNATTSPGDCSMPDKNVVKGKILLCKLLSYETFTKGIQGLISIDDSSLNISFLFPIPFIVISSLDGLNLLNYINNTNSISRNPVANIQKSEAVFDSEAPLVASFSSRGPNLITPDILKPDISAPGIDILAAWSRVASVSNLPIDTRVVNYNIISGTSKACPHVTGVAAYVKSFHQNWSPAAIMSALMTTAKPMYPSAGQDQLSYGAGQLNPAKAVDPGLVYDAGASDYVQMLCDSGYNETMIRIVTGDSSSCSSSTSTGTARDLNYPSMALHVRSGKAFAAKFLRTVTNVGSARRGKYKAEVRADRRLNVVVNPSKLRFSELNEKRQFTVSVSGGPLPGNSTAPATVIWSDGKHLVRSVMVVYTDFSS; encoded by the exons ATGCCGCAGGTTTATATTGTGTATATGGGAGCTCAACACGCATCCCAGTACCCAACTTACGAACTCCATCTTAATTTGCTCAAAGAAATTCTCGTGAACTG TTCACCTAGTGAGTCTTTGGTGTATAGCTACCAACAGAGTTTCAGCGGATTTGCTGCCAAACTTTCGATTGATGAGGCCGACAAGTTGAACG aAAGGGATGGAATAGTTTCGGTGTTTCGTAGTAAAACCCTGAAGCTTCGCACAACGAGATCATGGGATTTCCTCAACTTCCCACAGAGTGTTAACAGAAATCCTCCACTGGAAAGTGACATCATCGTCGGAATGCTCGATTCTGGAATATGGCCGGAATCCAAGTCCTTCAATGATAAGGGATTGGGACCTCCGCCGAAGAAATGGAAGGGTGCTTGCGTAAACATGACATGCAACAA TAAAATCATCGGGGCACGCTACTACAATAGCTTCGGCGATTACACGTCGAACGAACCATCGCCGCGCGACTTCAAAGGTCACGGGACGCACACAGCTTCCACCGCCGTCGGCCGGAGCGTCTCCCACGCCAGCCTCTACGACCTCGCTAAGGGCACTGCCCGAGGGGCAGTGCCTTCAGCGAGGCTAGCGGTGTACAAGGTGTGCTGGGCGTTCGGGTGCACCGATCAAGACATCTTGGCAGCGTTTGACGATGCAATCTCCGACGGTGTCGACATCATCTCTCTATCAATCGGCGGCTCTAATTCTCTGGATTATTTCCAGGACTCGATAGCTATCGGCTCCTTCCATGCTATGGCGAATGGAATTTTGACATCGGCCGCCGCTGGGAACAACGGGCCGAAACATGGCACGGTCTGCAACGTGGCACCGTGGATGGTGTCGACGGCGGCAAGCAGCATCGATAGACACATCATTGACAAGGTGGTCACCGGTGATCACATTTCCACTTTG GGAGCTTCTGTCAATACGTTTGCGACAACAAATAGGTTTCACCCGTTGATCTACTTACCGGGAAATGCAACTACTTCTCCAGG GGATTGCAGTATGCCAGATAAAAACGTGGTGAAAGGAAAGATTCTTCTCTGCAAATTACTCTCTTACGAAACTTTTACTAAGGGCATTCAAGGACTGATATCTATAGATGACTCTTCACTTAATATTTCCTTCTTATTCCCAATTCCATTCATTGTAATCAGCTCATTGGATGGCCTCAACCTTTTGAACTACATAAACAACACAAA TTCAATATCGAG AAATCCTGTGGCTAACATCCAAAAAAGTGAAGCAGTTTTCGACTCCGAGGCTCCCTTGGTCGCTTCCTTCTCATCGAGAGGCCCCAATTTAATCACCCCTGACATCTTGAAG CCTGATATAAGTGCTCCAGGAATTGACATTTTGGCCGCCTGGTCACGGGTTGCATCGGTGTCAAACCTCCCCATCGACACAAGGGTCGTCAACTACAACATAATCTCGGGCACTTCCAAGGCTTGCCCGCATGTAACCGGTGTCGCCGCCTACGTCAAGTCTTTCCACCAAAACTGGTCGCCGGCAGCCATCATGTCTGCGCTCATGACGACAG CCAAACCGATGTATCCTTCCGCCGGCCAAGACCAATTATCGTATGGAGCCGGCCAACTGAACCCGGCGAAGGCCGTCGACCCAGGTCTTGTCTACGACGCCGGTGCCAGTGACTACGTGCAAATGCTCTGCGACTCGGGCTACAACGAAACCATGATCAGGATCGTCACCGGCGACTCCAGTTCCTGCTCTTCCAGTACCAGTACTGGAACGGCGAGGGATCTCAATTACCCATCCATGGCCTTACATGTTCGGTCCGGCAAAGCCTTCGCTGCCAAGTTCTTGAGAACAGTGACCAACGTCGGCAGCGCCCGACGCGGCAAGTACAAGGCCGAGGTCCGGGCTGATCGCAGACTTAATGTGGTGGTGAATCCTAGTAAGTTGAGGTTTTCGGAGTTGAATGAGAAGAGACAGTTCACTGTGTCGGTTTCTGGCGGGCCATTGCCAGGGAACTCGACGGCGCCGGCGACGGTCATTTGGTCGGACGGGAAGCATCTGGTGAGGAGTGTGATGGTTGTCTACACCGATTTCTCATCTTGA